The nucleotide sequence ttattaatgtaagattgacaacgtttggatcgtaAATGTATTGAGTAATTATTGTGTATGTTAGAATTTGATTGTGCAGTtgtaaaaagattattttaaggTCAAAACCAGATCTGTGACGTGTACTGCTCGTGTGGGGCTATTGTTCTAATTAGAGGAGTAGGGTGATCGAAAGCTTattaattgtagttaaaatgccATATTGGCagtcaaataataaaataataaatagtaatacaaaaggtggatttaaattaaattaaaaattaaaacagcaatgTAGGCAAACAAAACATTACAATTTAATGGTGGAGAAttggaatagaaattaaattgaaatataaTTGTAATAGGAAGTAATTGTTTGCGAATAGCAACTATGTTATAAGTGATATAAGCTATGGATAgatattaataaactattgaacCAGATAATGGAAATTGGTAGTAAATTATACTTTCTTGGTATACCTACATTGTGCTATAAaatttgtcaataaataaatacttgCTAGTTATGTAAATTCACCTCACATAGAAACACACAGGACAAAGGACGATACAACAAAAAGAGGGATTGTTTAGTTCTGAAGCACTACATTTGATTATTTTACTAcatttactttttaatttcttaaaatctttctttcttcaggtgtcagttttttaaatttgtgttttttatttataaattattgagGGAATTATGAAGTATGAAGTGTCAGAACAAGCTAGGTTAGTTGTCTAATTCTTCTTCTCCATCATGTGTTGAGGGTTGCCAACATTCTGTTTCAAATTTCTGTAATTTATACAACACTATGTTGAGTTATATCACCaattttttaacaataattatttgaGATTATTAATATAAGCGTCCATAATCATACACTCCCAAATTTTCTGATTTTCTGATAATTTTTACTATTCAGACTATTTTACAAAACCGGCAATATGTTCTTAAACAATCTAAAATCAAGTTATTGTGAGGAATTTCGAATAACGCCTTCAGACAGTTGATACACGTACTAAGATCTACTAACATCACTTTTTGTAATAAATTTGAAATTGGACTTACCACGAGGTCGTCGATAGGTGATTCGTAATAGATCTGAACAATTGAAAATCTTTTATCAAAAAGGGTATTGTTAAAGTACATTTGCATTTAAATAATACAAACTTGTGCCCTTCCACTAGAATTAGGTATACTTCCGGTTCCTTAACACGCTGTTTTGTCAACGTCATAGACAAGGGTTACCAAATGAACACCTGTTGACGGTCGTGATAACTCCAcatttctttcttttctctttatCTTTCATTTACAATCCGGTTTTTTCTCTCTCACTCTctcttttaatttaaaatttcttaGTTAATTCTTTAACTTATTTACAACTACAGTTTAATGTTCCCTTtatcatttaattttatttgttattcATGTTTAATTTAAATTACTTATTTATTTCATTCCAGTTATCATTTCTCAACGAGTCTGGTTTCGTTTTTCGAATTTCTACAAATTTAAAATTAGAGTTACCAACTATAACATACCATGACATGGTAATTGGTCTAATTTGTCAAAGTTGAATCATCTGTTACTTCATTACAGCATGTTTGTTTGGTTGTTGGTTCTAATAGAGTTAATGTATATTGCTTGTAgttgtaatattatattaaattcaTATTTAGAATCAGCAATACTAACGTGGTTGTATAATGTATTACTTCATGAATATTTGAAACAGAATGTTGGCAACCCTCAACACATGATGGAGAAGAAGAATTAGACAACTAACCTAGCTTGTTCTGACACTTCATACTTCATAATTCCctcaataatttataaataaaaaacacaaatttaaaaaactgacacctgaagaaagaaagattttaagaaattaaaaagtaaatgTAGTAAAATAATCAAATGTAGTGCTCCAGAACTAAACAATCCCTCTTTTTGTTGTATCGTCCTTTGTCCTGTGTGTTTCTATGTGAGGTGAATTTACATAACTAGcaagtatttatttattgacaaattTTATAGCACAATGTAGGTATACCAAGAAAGTATAATTTACTACCAATTTCCATTATCTGgttcaatagtttattaatatcTATCCATAGCTTATATCACTTATAACATAGTTGCTATTCACAAACAATTACTTCCTATTACAAttatatttcaatttaatttctattccaaTTCTCCACCATTAAATTGTAATGTTTTGTTTGCCTAcattgctgttttaatttttaatttaatttaaatccaccttttgtattactatttattattttattatttgactGCCAATATggcattttaactacaattaatAAGCTTTCGATCACCCTACTCCTCTAATTAGAACAATAGCCCCACACGAGCAGTACACGTCACAGATCTGGTTTTGAccttaaaataatctttttacaACTGCACAATCAAATTCTAACATACACAATAATTACTCAATACATTtacgatccaaacgttgtcaatcttacattaataataaatagaattctttaatatacatataaatatagataaaattaaaataaaataaaataaaacctttaaaatcaacacacattaaaaattgtaaaaagtcattcactaatttgatttacacaaacataacaacagacatagatttGCTGATTAACTtgcaccaactatctcatcaccctcaagaactccTAATTCCCATAGATTTGTTTACCTTTTCTGCATcgcccgtctattccaccatatcccgttaacataactttaaaagaaacatcatgataatgaaaactgagttgatggcaccttgtatccgaatgtaagtacgacacgttatgattgcatgattatgtatagcatacttctgcgcaTGTTGTCGCGTTTGAGGGAAGTTTTGTATCACCACCCCCAAGAATGcttgcatgtgcattggtatgctatttcgttacttttatgtatgttattcaacattggcttgatcatatggatctttagcatcttttacaaccagacaatgttctaattctggtttttatttgtagcattttgtaacttgttacctttgacctgaagatgctctacaaagtttaaagagcgaaaccggtcgtcggaagttataataaagattgagagtaagtctgacttttacttcatttaaaatgaactctcacatgcaacccattcaagatatatatatatatatatatatatatatatatatatatatatatatatatatatatatatatatacaataagtaatactaaaatataaaatttgtactaactcgatatgttattgataaataaatttttttatttattaacgaaacgttaataaattcattttttagtaaaattgtggcttattaacCACAAAAAAAATGGAAACCTATACTCATCAGGAATTTCTTAGTGAATTTTCAGCTTTATATGAAAATTATACATGGGTATTTTCAGATGGTTCTTTAGATCCCGAGTCGAGGGCAGTAGGTTTTGGGGTATACATACCTTCACTCAATTATAACTATGCATCCAGATTACATGAGCACACTCAAAAATGCACTGCAGAAATTATTGCAATTAACAAGGCATTATCTGTTTGtatcaaaaaaacattaaagAAGCAATTGTAGCAAACCGAGCCGGCCCTGTCTTTCCACACCACGGCATGATCGACTGGTGTCGATTGTACCCGACCCCACTACCACATGGACTCGAGGTGGTGGTAGGTACTCGGAGAGAGGCCAGGGCATTTTCAGTCATTCGACAATTCAACATTCGAATCCAAGACGTTGAAAAGTGAAGACGTGTAATAAAGACTTTAACTCTCAACGTTTCTTTAAATTTCGATAACTTaatgttttttttgtattaagaTTTTAGACTCAATAAAGTTTTAATCATAACAATTACAACTGGCGTCCAACGTAAAgcctttttaaaattaatatcgTCGTGTTAAGAAATAAGAATTGCAACGATTCCGCTTAACATTGAACACGTGCAGATTTACGGCAAAACATTCGCAAAGCAGGCTTTGTTTAGTTCACTTATCCGCATTGAAAAACAAATCCAATTGAAGACACCCGACAAAACATTCGCTTTATGGAGCTTTGTTTAGTAGTTGTTTTCATAGGAAATAATTAGCAAATTCTAAAATAAAGGTAATTGAAGACACCCGACAAAACATTCGCTTTATGGAGCTTTGTTTAGTAGTTGTTTTCATAGGAAATAATTAGCAAATTCTAAAATAAAGGTAATTGAAGACACCCGACAAAACATTCGCTTTATGGAGCTTTGTTTAGTAGTTGTTTTCATAGGAAATAATTAGCAAATTCTAAAATAAAGGTAATTGAAGACACCCGACAAAACATTCGCTATCTACGGCTTTGTTTAGTAGttgttttcaataataataacaaataatattcAAACTTGTAACTGAATAGTAAATTCAATTGAAGACACCCGACAAAACATTCGCTTTATGGAGCTTTGTTTAGTAGTTGTTTTCATAGGAAATAATTAGCAAATTCTAAAATAAAGGTAATTGAAGACACCCGACAAAACATTCGCTATCTACGGCTTTGTTTAGTAGttgttttcaataataataacaaataatattcAAACTTGTAACTGAATAGTAAATTCAATTGAAGACACCCGACAAACATTCGCCTTTGTGGCTTTGTTAGTAGCTGtttttggaaattttgaaataatttaaTAAACGTGTTGAAGGCGACCAACAGAACATTCGCACTTGTGGCTTTGTTTAGTAGCGTTttcaatacaaaaacgaacatttctacatattacctattaacaaatattttaaacgtGTTGAAGACATCAGACGAAACATTCGCCTTTCGTGGCTTTGTTTAGTAGCTGTTCTCAACACACATTATATTATATTCACATTTTACTTTGGCTTGCAGATCGTGCAATAAAACATTCGCTAGCTTTTCATTGTTTTGTCAGTTCTGTACGTTTCAAACAAGCGTCGACAAGAATTCGCTTTGCGACGATTTGTATAATTGTGATAACCCATAAGCGACGACTACACCAAACGTGGCCGATCCAAATCAAAACGCGACACTTAGAAGAAGTCCAAGATTTGCTGAAAATATGACTACTATAACTATGTCTGCGGATCAATTTAATGAATTACTTAGAACAGTCGCAGCCAGTCCAGGCACCAACAATTCCAGCGGTAGTTTTAGTAAATGCACCGCACGTTTTAGCGGTAAACGATGTCATAATACAGTTGAAACATTCATAACAACGGTGTCAATTTATAAAGAAATTGAAAAGATTTCAGAAGCAGACGCACTAAAAGGGTTACCTTTACTGCTTACTGACAATGCAGCTGTATGGTGGCAAGGCGTCCAGAACGAAGCCAAAACCTGGAACGACGCTACCCAATTACTTAGAACAGCATTCTCACCATCTAAACCTGCACACCAAGTTCATGTTGATATATTTAACAATAAGCAACAATCCAACGAAACCATTGATTAATTCGTTACGCAGAAGAGGGCGTTACTCGCTCAACTGCCCCTCAACAGACAAGACGAACAGACCCAATTGGACTTAATATATGGATTGCTGAGTCTCCACATACGGAAAGAAGTACCCCGAGATAAAATAACCACGTTCAGTGAGCTTTTAGATAAAGGCCGACAATGTGAGGAGATTCGCAAAGAAGCTATCCCAGATAAAGGAATAGACGAGAAACAAGGCACTTCAACAAAACGCAAGCCGGCACGATGTGGATTTTGCCACTTCAAAGGCCACACAACTGATGTGTGTAGAAAGCGGCAGactaaagaaaatgaaaagcatCCCGGTACCGACAAAGCACCTGATACGCAGAATTCATTGAAAGAATTGCCCCAAACCAATAATGGTATCATATGCTATGGATGTGGCAAGGCCGGTTACTACAGAAGCAATTGTCCAGTATGTACAGCTTCGCGACCTAACGTAAACACCCAAGCTGTGAATTTTACTCCTTCAATACACTACAAAGCTTAAGCACTCAAGTACCGACAATACCAATAACAGTACAAGGCATTCGAGGCATTGCGCATATAGACACTGCAGCCAGGACTAGCGTCGCTGGTAGATCTCTCTATGAGTGCTTGAAGAAGACACCATCTGTTATTTTCAAGAAATCGGAAGCTACGGTAACCCTAGCCGATGGTTCTAACCAAATGCAAGAGCTGCTTAGCACCACAGTTGAAATAGATATTGAAACCAGaacttttcaaataaactttataGTACTACCGAACGCTTCAGATAATCGAACACTTCTGGGAATCGATTTTCTCGAGAAGGCGGCCATGACCCTACACATACCACAAAGATGCTGGTCTTTTGCTGATAAACCAGAccaattttttaagtttttggaAACGACGGATCATACTCCGAATGACAGACAACAAGCACCCTCAAAGAAAACTGAAAACTGTATATGCTACAGGGGTTAGGCAAGTAAGGTCACCGTTTCTCGACATTTTTACATCGTCATTACCGGAAGAGCAAAGTTATAATCTATGCGAGCTAGAACTACCAAATGTACCAACACAGATACCATTAAAAGAAGTATTTCAACACAATGACTTATATTCGCCAGATGCTATTGATGAAATATTCAAAGACTCGATACTTTCCCTATATAGCAGTCCACCTCGTGATCCTCGAAAAAGAAGAAGGTTCGAAATATTTGGCATAGACGTTGTATTGAATACGGAAGAAGCCTCCGGGCTGACCGAAGGACAAAGGGACATTTTCAATACCACGCTGCTACGGTTCCAAGACATCTTCGCTGAAGAAGGTCCGCCAACGTGCTATGCTCAGCACCGGATCAACACAGCAGATCATGCTCCAATAGCCAGCGCCCCTTACAGGCTGAATTCATCCCGCCAAGCGATCCTTCGCGACAAATTAGATGACATGCTAGCAAAAGGCATTATTGAAGAGAGTGACACCCCTTGGGTATCTCCAGTGGTCTTGGTTCCCAAAAAGAACAACGATCTTAGAGTATGTGTAGACTACAGACGCCTGAACAGTATTACGATCCCGGATCACtatgttttttttgtattaagaTTTTAGACTCAATAAAGTTTTAATCATAACAATTACAACTGGCGTCCAACGTAAAgcctttttaaaattaatatcgTCGTGTTAAGAAATAAGAATTGCAACGATTCCGCTTAACATTGAACACGTGCAGATTTACGGCAAAACATTCGCAAAGCAGGCTTTGTTTAGTTCACTTATCCGcattgaaaaaaaaatccaatTGAAGACACCCGACAAAACATTCGCTTTATGGAGCTTTGTTTAGTAGTTGTTTTCATAGGAAATAATTAGCAAATTCTAAAATAAAGGTAATTGAAGACACCCGACAAAACATTCGCTTTATGGAGCTTTGTTTAGTAGTTGTTTTCATAGGAAATAATTAGCAAATTCTAAAATAAAGGTAATTGAAGACACCCGACAAAACATTCGCTATCTACGGCTTTGTTTAGTAGttgttttcaataataataacaaataatattcAAACTTGTAACTGAATAGTAAATTCAATTGAAGACACCCGACAAAACATTCGCTTTATGGAGCTTTGTTTAGTAGTTGTTTTCATAGGAAATAATTAGCAAATTCTAAAATAAAGGTAATTGAAGACACCCGACAAAACATTCGCTATCTACGGCTTTGTTTAGTAGttgttttcaataataataacaaataatattcAAACTTGTAACTGAATAGTAAATTCAATTGAAGACACCCGACAAACATTCGCCTTTGTGGCTTTGTTAGTAGCTGtttttggaaattt is from Diabrotica virgifera virgifera chromosome 9, PGI_DIABVI_V3a and encodes:
- the LOC126891282 gene encoding activity-regulated cytoskeleton associated protein 2-like, whose protein sequence is MSADQFNELLRTVAASPGTNNSSGSFSKCTARFSGKRCHNTVETFITTVSIYKEIEKISEADALKGLPLLLTDNAAVWWQGVQNEAKTWNDATQLLRTAFSPSKPAHQKRALLAQLPLNRQDEQTQLDLIYGLLSLHIRKEVPRDKITTFSELLDKGRQCEEIRKEAIPDKGIDEKQGTSTKRKPARCGFCHFKGHTTDVCRKRQTKENEKHPGTDKAPDTQNSLKELPQTNNGIICYGCGKAGYYRSNCPVCTASRPNVNTQAVNFTPSIHYKA